A window of the Leptospira bourretii genome harbors these coding sequences:
- a CDS encoding ankyrin repeat domain-containing protein, which yields MKRTIYLTLSFLLLTIQCANLQTRSEDRFQNLYYQVATGNTERVRQLIKQGYDINSPEDTFERLTPLMIASKEGHTEIVSLLVSMNVDLNAKTRNGHTALMMAAYNRYPRIVKILLDAGANPNLVTNEGHTALSEILLSEKEEIVRLLLEKGAK from the coding sequence ATGAAACGAACAATTTACCTAACGCTCAGTTTTCTCCTTTTGACAATTCAATGTGCTAATCTACAAACCAGGTCAGAAGATCGATTCCAGAATTTGTATTACCAGGTTGCAACAGGAAATACGGAAAGAGTCAGACAACTTATCAAACAAGGTTATGATATAAACTCACCTGAAGATACGTTCGAAAGACTAACACCTCTTATGATTGCTTCAAAAGAAGGTCACACTGAAATTGTATCACTATTAGTTTCAATGAATGTAGATTTAAATGCAAAAACGAGAAATGGACATACAGCATTAATGATGGCAGCTTATAATCGTTATCCGAGAATTGTAAAAATATTACTCGATGCAGGAGCAAACCCTAATTTAGTCACAAATGAAGGTCATACCGCTTTATCTGAAATTCTCCTTTCAGAAAAGGAAGAGATTGTTCGGTTATTGTTAGAAAAAGGTGCAAAATGA
- a CDS encoding TfoX/Sxy family protein produces the protein MIPFFLYKFTFLEIHLISFKHMAINDKLLDRVRKLMEGQTDVVEKKMFGGLCFMVNGKMCVCIRTDEIMCRIDPEAVESILSKKKARPMIHNGHLMKGFVFVKEEDIKTKKEIEYWIQLSFEYNQKSPPAKKKAKKTSLKK, from the coding sequence TTGATTCCTTTTTTTTTATATAAGTTTACATTTCTAGAAATTCATCTTATATCTTTCAAACATATGGCTATTAATGATAAATTATTGGATCGTGTTCGGAAGTTAATGGAAGGACAGACGGATGTGGTAGAGAAAAAAATGTTTGGCGGTTTATGTTTTATGGTAAACGGGAAAATGTGCGTCTGTATTAGAACTGATGAAATCATGTGCAGAATTGATCCTGAAGCCGTTGAATCAATTCTATCGAAGAAAAAAGCTCGCCCAATGATCCATAACGGACACCTGATGAAAGGATTTGTTTTTGTTAAGGAAGAAGATATCAAAACAAAAAAAGAAATTGAATACTGGATTCAATTATCTTTCGAATACAATCAAAAGTCTCCACCAGCTAAGAAAAAAGCCAAGAAAACGAGTTTAAAAAAATAG